The DNA sequence ttttgacacacagctTGGCCAAATATAAATGATTGATAAAGACCAAAGCTTTCCACTTAGAAGAACCATTGGTTAAGGTGATGCTGGCATGGAAGGGGCATGAATGGGGATGAGAGTGCTTACTCCTCTGGGCATGACATCTCTGCATTGCGTATGCACAGCAGACTACTCCTTAAGAAGCATACAGGATTCACTGCCTGTTTCACATAGGGTGGGGGCTGGTTACACTATTAAAAGGTGGGATCTATACACATGTAGGGATTTATACACATGTAGTGTACGTCCACTTATCCCCAGAGAGGCTAAGTTAAGCACTGAGAGTGAATTATAGGCAAAAAAGACTGCctagtaattagggatgcagtgaatccaggattctgttcaggattaggcctttttcagcaggattcggccgaatccttgtgtctggccgaactgaatcctaaattgcatatgtaagttagggacggggaggaaaatcatgtgaggttggttcacctttaaaggggttaattACCTTTAaagtagcttttagtatgatgtgatatcctgagacaatttgcaattggtttttattttttattttgtggtttttgagttatttagctttttattcagtagctctccagcttgcaggtTCAGCACTGTTGCCAGGGTCcgaatgaccctagcaaccatgcattgatttgaataagagactggaatatgaataggagagggcctggcaacaataacaataaatgtgaagctttacagagcattagttttaaatggggtcagtgacccccacttgaaagttggaaagcagcagaagaaggcaaataattcaaaaactatcaaaaagaaaaaatgaagaccaattgaaaaaatgcttagaatcggccattctatcacatactaaaagttaaattaaaggtgaaccactcctttatggCAGAGACGcaagctcagattcagggagattagtcgcccagcgacaaatatcctcttcttcggggcgactaatctccccgaactgcctcccgccggctagaatataaatcgatGGCAGAATGGCAATcagtgcgcttcattttccgaagtcgcctgaagttgcctcacgaggaaactttgggcgacttcggaaaacaaagcgcatcgattgccatcccaccagcggtttacattctagccggtgggaggcagttcggggagattagtcgcccaaagaagaggagatttgtcgccttaaattaactattagaatgttatagaatagccaattctatgaaacttttcaatttgtttttttattctttattttttataaattatttgtcttcttcttttgactctttccagctttcaaacagaggtcactgactcccatctaaaaaaagccaaatgctctgtaaggctacaaatgttttttgttattggccctctcctattcatattccagtctcttattcacatcaatgcatgattgctagggtaatatgaacCCTAGCAGCCatattgctgaaacagcaaacagggaagctgctgaataaaaagcgaaataactcaaaaaccagcaataataaaaaatgaaaatcaattgcaaatcgtctacgaatatcactctctacattatactaagagttaatttaaagatgataaGTCCCTTTAACAACTGTAATATTGTTAGattaaaacagatatttttaacaattaaaaaaacaaacatgaagaCAGCAGAATCCTTTCAACAAATGTGTGATTTTGTGAAATAAAAGTTGCCCGCTAACCCAGAATTACAGCTAACCCATACACAAGCCAGCTAATTATACTAAGGCCAGCCAGAGTATCACGGGCCAGATGTTACACAGACATAATTATACAGGCTGAATCTGCATGACCCGTACAGTCAGAGTTGTCAATCTGCATTCCAAATGAGCCAAAGCTACTTAGTGTGTAAATGTATGCCAGCTTCAGCACAGGTGTCACTATGACTTGCCAGTCATTTTAACTACATTGGCTTTATTAGAGGAAAAATGCACAGTGATACAGTACTTAATTGTTTTCAGATGCTGGGTAACTCCCCTGCCCAAATCCAGCCCAAGAATCACAGGAACACAAGCTTCCATCCCAGGCAGTCACTTGCTCAAATCCACACAGAGGATCACAATTCGGACCTGTGTAACGGGTTTTTGGGCTATTTAAGCACAAAAGTGTTAATTTCCAGCTATACGAATAGAACGTGTTCCATTGGACTCTAACACACCAGGCTGGACTACTTGActacaacatgtccctcagagacagcacagtggaactccGTAAGGTCATAGCCTAACACCTGGATAcatacaccctcaggatctcagcaatgtgacctggatccccacatgttggatcagggaactcgctaaccctaattccctattaggctgtgcCCCTAtttacaggccagtcttgcctccTTGCTATCCCCCCTAGTTGGAGCCAAAGGTCTCAACAGAATACCCTTCACAGCAGAGGAACTTGAATTGATCATCTAGCATCAATAAAATTAGAAAGACCAAACCTAGCATATATGAActatagatatgggatccgttatcaggaaacccattatccagaaagcaccaaattatggaaaggccgtcttctgtagactccattttatccaaataattagaatttttaaaaagtatttcctttttcactgtaataataaaatagtactttatatccaaactaagatataattcgtccttattggaagcaaaaccagcctattgggtttatttcatgttaacatgattttctagtagacttaaggtatgaattatggaaagatccatcatccagaaaaccccaggacctgagcattctggataacaggtcccgtacctgtattaacCCTTGAACCAGCCACCAGATCAAAAAGAGCCCTGTGTAATGCAAAGACCATTGATAGACCAGAGTGGTCCTTGACTGAGAAAATTCCTGTCAATCCATATGTCATAGATTACAAAGGATATCAACTGGCAATGGCAAATCTTTTGGACCAGAGATGGGACATGTATCTGCTAGACAACTTTAAAAAAAGGCAGGATTGGCAGGTAATATCTACATGTGTTAACAACTTCCTACCCTTGAAAGAAGATCTGGCTGCATGCCCAACCAAGAGTTGAAGAAAAAAACGTTATGATATTAATTGGAAAAATTAACAATATCCATACCATTAGAACAATGGCACCTGTAGCAATTGCAGGCGTTTTGTCTATGGACCAAAAGTTTCAAACGTTTCCAGACAGAGAATCGGTACCCATAGGCTGCACTGTGACAGTAGAGTCCTGACTATGGCTATTAGCACCTGGGTCTGTACCCATTGGCTGCACTGTGACAGTAGGGTGCTGATTATAACTATTAGCAACTGAATATGTGCCCATAGGCTGCACTGTGACAGTAGGGTGCTGATTATGACTATTAGCACCTGAATATGTGCCCATAGGCTGCACTGTGACAGTAGGGTGCTGATTATGACTATTAGCACCTGAGTATGTGCCCATAGACTGCACTGTGACAGTAGGGTGCTGATTATGACTATTAGTACCTGAGTATGTGCCCATAGGCTGCACTGTGACAGTAGGGTGCTGATTATGGTTATTAGCACCTGAGTATGTGCCCATAGGCTGCACTGAGATAGTAGGGTGCTGATTATAACTATTAGTACCTGAATATGTGCCCATAGGCTGCACTGTGACAGTAGGGTGCTGATTATAGATATTATCACCTGAGTACGTGCCCATAGGCTGCGCTGTGACAGTAGGGTGCTGATTATAGATATTAGCACCTGGGTACCCATAGCTCCACTGCTAGTATAGTGCTGACTATGGCTCTTAGCACATCACTGGCCCTGCGTCGAGTACTGTGATTTATGTGCCATACTGTACAGTTAACAAGGTCCTTTCCCCATAACATTATCCttacattaaaaaacaattagaagACACAAGAGAGTGCACTACATTTGCTCTATTCTGTATCAGACAAAGGTACCTGTAGGCTACAGCATGAAGGCTGTGCAAGTGATACAGTGAAGGCACACATTAACCAATAGGAGCAGAAGATCTCAAAGCTATCTTACTCAATGACACATAACAGCCCGCCCCCTCTGATGTTGTTCACAACAAATCTCAAAACTCCCATCTTGAATAGAAATGGACaccctgagagttgtagttctgtatCATAGCTGTTCGTACCTGTAGTGCTCATGCCCACACACGTCACTGGTTAACAGTATCTTTTACATAAGATGCCCAAGTCCAAGCTGGGACCCTTAGTCAGGGGTCAGACAGCTCATATAAGGCAGGGGGCCAAGCACATTACCCCACTGATAGACTGACAGACTCAGGGCCACAGCTAAACCTCAAGGGGGCCCAGGGCAATGCAGAAAGACTGGGGTCCCAATCTGAGTGGGAGGAGGCAATGGAGCTTCCCTTGTGGGATGTACAACTTGCCCCCATCCACTTGCCTTTGGATAGTTGCTGATCGGGATTAAGAGTTGCACTAGAGACAGCTGCACGTATATCTCCAAAGTGGTCCCCTCTGCCCTGCTCTGAATCCACTGACTGACTGACAGGCTGCATGAAGGGAAGACACAGCTCGTGTCAGTCCCACAACACAGTACTATAGTACTATACACTCGCGGTCATGTGACAGtcgaacacacacacacacacacacacacgaggaGTGTCGCACACTGAGCTCCAGTACGTAACAGTCAGAGCGAAGGACAGGTCGGCGGTGCTACACAgtgtcactcacacacacagtcacagccGCCGCCCCTCCATGTGGCCCTGCCCCCAACCCCTGACAACAGCCTGGGACCGTTAGAGATCTATATCCCGCCACAAGCACAGAGCAAGCAGCCACTGCTACACTGCACACTAGCAGGGCTCTGGCTGTCAGCTTACCAGTCAGTATAGAGCAGTCTCCTCCCCAGCCGGGAGCTCCAGAGCTTTCATCAGATCCATAGCCGCCATGTTCCCTCACAGAGAAGCAGAGTCAGGCTTGTTTATCCCGGGATCCTCCTCCTCCTACCAACCAAACACCCTTGAATAACTGGATTCCCCCCTCCTCCATCTCATGGGAggccacctcctcctcctcccctaaGCACCACCACATCCTCTGCATGACCGCCCACTGCCAGCAACAGTTCCTCCCGGCAGCCAGTGCTGGCCACTCTCACATATGTTTCTCACAACAACACCCATCTAAACTATAAAAGGGTACAGTTAAACTGCAGAACACTGGAGAAATGACCACAGTTCCCAGGAGCTTGCTTTCACTGTGCTGGTACCCACCCTCAATCCCCAAGAGATGCCACAGAACTCTCCTGACTGCTGGTACCCACCCTCAATCCCCAAGATATGCCACAGAACTCTCACTGTGCTGGTACCCACCCTCAATCCCCAAGAGATGCCACAGAACTCTCCTCACTGTGCTGGTACCCACCTTCAATCCCCAGAGATGTCACAGAACTCTCCTCACTGTGCTGGTACCCACCCTCAATCCCCAAGAGATGCCACAGAACTCTCCTCACTGTGCTGGTACCCACCCTCAATCCCCAGAGATGTCACAGAACTCTCCTCACTGTGCTGGTACCCACCTTCAATCCCCAGAGATGTCACAGAACTCTCCTCACTGTGCTGGTACCCACCCTCAATCCCCAGAGATGTCACAGAACTCTCCTCACTGTGCTGGTACCCACCCTCAATCCCCAGAGATGTCACAGAACTCTCCTCACTGTGCTGGTACCCACCCTCAATCCCCAGAGATGTCACAGAACTCTCCTCACTGTGCTGGTACCCACCCTCAATCCCCAAGAGATGCCACAGAACTCTCCTCACTGTGCTGGTACCCACCTTCAATCCCCAGAGATGTCACAGAACTCTCCTCACTGTGCTGGTACCCACCCTCAATCCCCAAGAGATGCCACAGAACTCTCCTCACTGTGCTGGTACCCACCCTCAATCCCCAGAGATGTCACAGAACTCTCCTCACTGTGCTGGTACCCACCTTCAATCCCCAGAGATGTCACAGAACTCTCCTCACTGTGCTGGTACCCACCCTCAATCCCCAGAGATGTCACAGAACTCTCCTCACTGTGCTGGTACCCACCCTCAATCCCCAGAGATGTCACAGAACTCTCCTCGCTGTGCTGGTACCCACCCTCAATCCCCAAGAGATGCCACGGAACTCTCCTCACTGTGCTGGTACCCACCCTCAATCCCCAAGAGATGCCACAGAACTCTCCTCACTGTGCTGGTACCCACCTTCAATCCCCAGAGATGTCACAGAACTCTCCTCACTGTGCTGGTACCCACCCTCAATCCCCAAGAGATGCCACAGAACTCTCCTCACTGTGCTGGTACCCACCCTCAATCCCCAGAGATGTCACAGAACTCTCCTCACTGTGCTGGTACCCACCTTCAATCCCCAGAGATGTCACAGAACTCTCCTCACTGTGCTGGTACCCACCCTCAATCCCCAGAGATGTCACAGAACTATCCTCACTGTGCTGGTACCCACCCTCAATCCCCAGAGATGTCACCGAACTCTCCTCACTGTGCTGGTACCCACCTTCAATCCCCAGAGATGTCACAGAACTCTCCTCACTGTGCTGGTACCCACCCTCAATCCCCAGAGATGTCACAGAACTCTCCTCACTGTGCTGGTACCCACCCTCAATCCCCAGAGATGTCACAGAACTCTCCTCACTGTGCTGGTACCCACCCTCAATCCCCAGAGATGTCACAGAACTCTCCTCACTGTGCTGGTACCCACCTTCAATCCCCAGAGATGTCACAGAACTCTCCTCACTGTGCTGGTACCCACCCTCAATCCCCAGAGATGTCACAGAACTCTCCTCACTGTGCTGGTACCCACGCTCAATCCCCAAGAGATGCCACAGAACTCTCCTCACTGTGCTGGTACCCACCCTCAATCCCCAGAGATGTCACAGAACTCTCCTCACTGTGCTGGTACCCACCTTCAATCCCCAGAGATGTCACAGAACTCTCCTCACTGTGCTGGTACCCACCCTCAATCCCCAAGAGATGCCACAGAACTCTCCTCACTGTGCTGGTACCCACCCTCAATCCCCAGAGATGTCACAGAACTCTCCTCACTGTGCTGGTACCCACCCTCAATCCCCAAGAGATGCCACAGAACTCTCCTCACTGTGCTGGTACTCAGCCTCCAGTCACAGTACTGTATTGCTACTCAGTCTCATGTGATGgtacaatacatttataattgtGCTGGTATGGTGCCAAAGCCTCAAGTGTGATGGTACAATTCTGTTCTAACTATATTGGTACCTAGTCTTAAGTGGCATGATGGCACAATACTGTTAGGACTGTGCGGTTACCCAGCTTTAATTGATGGCACAGCATTGTTCTAACTGTACTGGTactcagacttaaaggagaactaaagcttaactaaagaagtagctagaaatgttgtacattattttttgtgcttctgtatcagcccaaggcaaccacagccctttaacagggaatATCTGTGCCCCATGAACCGCCCATCACTGCATATGTGGTCTGTTTGGAGGAAGCATGTACATAGCCTGTCATTGACCTACACTGTGTAACTCTCATTTTCTAtatgacagtacaggtatggatcttattatccataatgcttgctTGTTAACTGGGGTGTTTCAGAGTTGATTGTTTAAATAGAACACCACTATTTTAGAGATTTCTTCATAGTAATATCCTGGATAATAGATCAAATTCCAATAGTTTTGTATTGTACCTTTTTCTTTAGTAGTAAATAAATGTCAATAAAGAAGCTTCCTATCCAAAACTTCCACAACCCTTAAGAAGCCGCAATAAAAAAACTACATTCCTTGTAAAATCAAAATACCAGCAATACTTGAAGGTACAGTGATAAAAAAGTCATGATATCTGTCTCCTGGCGTCACAAGCATTATATAACATACCTTATATTACATGATTCCGCCATTCTGGAGCCAGTCTGTCACCTCTGCTTTACAGaaggtgtgggtagagagagtgGTCGGCTAGTTCAACCCTGTGTTAATCTCTTGCCCGGCTTCTGTTTGAAGCAGATAGCATATGGAAACTGGGGATATTAATCTAGCAACATATGGAATGCCAACCCAGCCATCTCAGTACTGAGTTTTCCATTAAGAAAAAAactgtgtctacaaaatggcacctacctgcttgatgtgattgtgaattccaagactaaattaaaacaagatttaaataattttcacagtataaatgaagtttattttactttaccAACATTAGAAAATATGATTCGGAATtgtttcttaaggtgacaggttgCCTCTAAAGCATACTGTAATCTCATAATGAGATGTTCAGATCtcctattatatattttaaaatcttaAAGCTTCTGTCTAGCCACAGAAAAAAGTGGAACATTTTGCAGtttggaactccataccttaaaggtggccatacaagatgcactcatttggcgatgttgccaaacgagcggatctctccttgatatgcccaccttgaggtgggagtTATCGAGCTGATCTGACAGTGGccactagggcccaacgattggatcataacgaCAGGTATATGGGACTGCATCatgaacagatgcggtccgcgatccaacgggatttatacccctgcccaatcgacatctgcccgactctcggccagatatcgattggggaagcctgtcggagggccccatacacagtccaataagctgcccactcggtctgtcggcagcttttatgagcccgtgtatggccaccttaagtctacttaaaaatcatttaaacattatggcccatttattaaacctcgatttttttgtgGAATAAAATACTCGAATtcttagagatttatcataccccaaagctgctaaaaatcccaaaatactccatctcaaacctgtcgaggtcatgtagaagtcaatggcagatgtccctgaagttgtttattGACACTGTGAACTGCGATGGATAATTTGAAAAATTCGGAGATAAAATTTGGGAGCATCAATCAATCTATACAAATTGACACTCGGTTTTGTCATGACGTTTTGCCActccaatttttttgttttctggaaTAAATTAggttaattcgagttttagtaaatcagcccctaaataaacccaataggattgttttgccttcaataaggattaattatatcttaatttgaatcaagtacaaggtactaaaaaggaaatcatttaaaaaaaaaaaatgtaattatttgaataaaattgagtctatgggagatgaccttcctgtagttcggagctttctgttaaagggtttccggataatggatgccatacctgtatatctagaaGGGGACTAAGGGgtatagtataaataaaaaagttgtaCAGTCACCaagaaataaaattgtttaaaaatcatGGCTAATCTCAAAAGTGACTTTTCCTGCATTTTTATGAAGTCCAGGTatggtaccgttttattatttcagattaaggggggaatgtaattaagtagcaagcgttatttaaaatggtgtctttgcaaatgtttagcacagctcgcaatgtaaaatcagttaaatcaatgaaaatattttgttgcaaaaaaggttttgtgatcacgaaattttattacatccactgccaacgttcataaaaaataattggtcacaaactttgtgatgaagttgttgaggtctttaattAGCCAAAAAGGACGCTAACGTTCCCAAGTGTCTTTGCGCAGGTTTTTTGCgctagcgaaacatattacattccctattaaaactcttatttatttgattggagtctatgggggaaatttactaaagggcgaagtggctaacgctggtgaaatttcgccagcgtgacgtcattttggcacttcgctgatttactcacggtcgctggcataatttcgctagcgagggagatagactgtagtgctacttcgcactcttaatGTCAGACGATTTTTcgcactggcgaatggacgtaactacgctaattcactaagatgcggatttacctgaacattacctcttgcgccagagtttacttcgccagctcagaccaggcgaagtgcaatagagaagataggacttggtccaaaaacgctggcgtcttttcctctTTACaggcttcccctctacatttcctaacatatggcacataaactatacataaaCTGCTTTAACAATATGTATGTTTAGTTTATTTGGTTTAAAGGTCTTCTATCTCAAGCTGTTTCTCAGTTATATGTGACACATTGTTAGCTGACTCATTGGAGCACTATATTTGTCAATACAAAACATTAGTAGTTGTGGGGTAAAGTGAATGCTTCACATTTCTCAACAGAGAATTGTTTTATGGAATTCCtttgaatgattaaaaaaaaaccccaagcactacccccccaaaaaaaatctttattatttgtttccCAGCAGAATAACCATCTGTGTTGTACTCAAACTAATTATCATACGTTGTGGAGaagaatgttttctttctttgtttactCAAATTGCCCCTTTTGATCCTGAACAGTCAAAGTAACCAAAAACCAGGAGTTTACCATGCTAGGCAGCTGAAATACAGGATTAGAGTTTGTTAGGTTTGCTTTCTGGTCAAGAGTAATTTCTAATTGTTgacatacagggccgccatcagggggggtacaagtgtaccaggcccggggggggggcagtgctgaacttttcaaaagagccgggtcccccttgacagcgccgaagcagTGCCGCCTCctttccgaagtcccgaacagctaaAATTGGGAAgttctgaagtcccgaagcggcaaaaagacccaatttttttacttgtaaggggggccctggcaccaatgcttttttaaaaaaacttttatggggggccctggtgccaatgtttttttttaacttataccgGGGCCTTGGTCCCCAATAACTTTATAACTTGTGTATGGGgcggttaccttttttagcgctgatgtctgtgtggtcttttaactgtgatgtggagtgggtggggcttgggggccaggaTGGatggggccccgaaaattttgttgtacagggccccgtgatttctaatggcaaccCTGTTGACATAACAAGGCTTTCTCTATGCATGCACATGTCCAAAGCACAAGGTAGAAAAATGAATATTCAGGGtcacttttacattttatacCAGTAGTTTCTAT is a window from the Xenopus laevis strain J_2021 chromosome 6L, Xenopus_laevis_v10.1, whole genome shotgun sequence genome containing:
- the LOC121394496 gene encoding DNA-directed RNA polymerase II subunit RPB1-like codes for the protein MPQNSPDCWYPPSIPKICHRTLTVLVPTLNPQEMPQNSPHCAGTHLQSPEMSQNSPHCAGTHPQSPRDATELSSLCWYPPSIPRDVTELSSLCWYPPSIPRDVTELSSLCWYPPSIPRDVTELSSLCWYPPSIPRDVTELSSLCWYPPSIPRDVTELSSLCWYPPSIPKRCHRTLLTVLVPTFNPQRCHRTLLTVLVPTLNPQEMPQNSPHCAGTHPQSPEMSQNSPHCAGTHLQSPEMSQNSPHCAGTHPQSPEMSQNSPHCAGTHPQSPEMSQNSPRCAGTHPQSPRDATELSSLCWYPPSIPKRCHRTLLTVLVPTFNPQRCHRTLLTVLVPTLNPQEMPQNSPHCAGTHPQSPEMSQNSPHCAGTHLQSPEMSQNSPHCAGTHPQSPEMSQNYPHCAGTHPQSPEMSPNSPHCAGTHLQSPEMSQNSPHCAGTHPQSPEMSQNSPHCAGTHPQSPEMSQNSPHCAGTHPQSPEMSQNSPHCAGTHLQSPEMSQNSPHCAGTHPQSPEMSQNSPHCAGTHAQSPRDATELSSLCWYPPSIPRDVTELSSLCWYPPSIPRDVTELSSLCWYPPSIPKRCHRTLLTVLVPTLNPQRCHRTLLTVLVPTLNPQEMPQNSPHCAGTQPPVTVLYCYSVSCDGTIHL